A region of the Legionella adelaidensis genome:
GCTAAGGAGAGAGGCGAATGGGCTGACTGATACACCTCTGCTGAGAGCACATCCGATAAAGAAACCATCGCGCGGTCTTGATTAGGCAATTCAATGCCCACAACCGTTTTCCCAGGGATAATTTCAACAACACGAACGCTTGTTACCGAGAGGGAGCGCGCTAAATCTTTCGCCAGTGCTGTTAATTTACTAACTTTTATCCCCGCGGCTAACTGCAATTCAAACCGGGTGATAACGGGTCCTGGGTGTACCGAGACTACATCGGCTTGAATTCCAAAATCTAATAAATGTTGCTCTACGTCTCGGGAAAGTTGCTCCAATTCTTGATGAGAATACCCTCCCATAGGCTTTCCTGGTTTCCCTTTATTCAATAAATCCAAAGAGGGCAAACCACCCATGGAAGCCACCTTAGCCTGCTCACTTTTAGGCTTACGTGGAGCAACGGAAATGGGTTCTTCCACTGTAATTTTAGGAATATTTTTTTCTTTTCGTGCTCTCGATACTTCTGTCAAAGGAGCTAAACTGGGCACATGCGTTCGCGCGGGTGTCTTTTTACTGCTAGCTTGATTATATCTTGCCAAGCTAGCACTGGTTTTTTCCTTTAACCATGCAAAATTTCTCAGCGTAAAATGAAAGAAACGCAGGGAATAAAGGCCAATTTTTTCAGTAACAAAAATCCAGGAGAGACCGGTCAACCAAGTCACTCCTACTAAGAACAAAGCTAAAAAGAGTAAAGTAGCTCCTTGCATATTTAAGGTGTAACTAAAAAACAAAGCAAGATAGTGCCCCAGAACTCCTCCCGCTCGCGCAATAGAAAGCTGGCTTCCTTGAAATTCGAACGCTAATAAACCACAGCCACCGCAAAGCAAGAGAACTAACCCTGCAAGTCGAAGTGACAACATCGCCTTATTGCTTTTGCCTATTGTGCGCTGATCATGCAAAACAACCCACGACAGCAGAATAAAATACCCTGGTAATAAATACGCGAGGAAACCAAAAAGGAAATAAAGCGTATCCGCGATATAAGCACCTACTTGCCCTCCAGCATTGGCGATTTCCCCTTGTGGGTTATACGGATGAGTCCATGAAGGATCTGCCTGACTATAGGTAAGTAAGGAAAAAAATATAAACAGCGCGGCAGTTAAAACCAAAATAAAACTGCCTTCGCTAATACGTTTTAGAAAAAAATTAGGCACGACTGTTTTAGGAGCTCCCGCCTGACTCCCGGATTGTTGTTTTGTCATAGGTATTTTAAAGCAAGTGTATTATCATACTCCCACCATCTTAACATAAATTTTTTTGATAATGAGCAACCATCATCGATTAATCATTTTAGGCTCAGGCCCTGCAGGTTACACAGCGGCAGTTTACGCAGCAAGAGCAAATCTTAAACCGGTCCTTCTAACGGGAATGCAACCAGGCGGCCAACTAACGACCACCACGGAAGTAGATAATTGGCCGGGCGACGTAGAAGGTTTACAAGGCCCCGCACTTATGGAGCGTATGCAAGCCCATGCTGAACGGTTTGAAACGCAAGTGATCTTTGATCACATCGTGGAAGCTAATTTAGATAAAAAACCGTTTGTTTTAAAAGGCGATTCGGAAGTATACACTTGTGATGCATTAATTATTGCCACCGGTGCTTCTGCCCGTTATTTAGGTTTAGAGTCTGAAAAGGCCTATCAAGGGAGAGGAGTTTCTGCTTGTGCTACCTGTGATGGCTTCTTTTACCGCAACCTTGAAGTCTGTGTTATCGGTGGGGGAAATACCGCTGTTGAGGAAGCTTTGTATTTATCTAACATCGCCTCGAAAGTAACCTTAATTCATCGCCGCGACTCTTTACGCGCAGAAAAAATTCTGCAAGATAAATTATTTGAAAAAGAACGCAATGGAAATATTCGCCTTCTTTGGCACCACACTTTAGAAGAAGTGTTGGGCGATGGCATGAAAGTGACGGGAGCGCGTTTGATAGATGTACGCACCCAAGAAAAAACGGAACTCTCTGTTGACGGTATCTTTATCGCCATAGGGCATACTCCTAATACCGAACTATTCAAAGATCAGTTAGATATGAAAGACGGCTACATTCAAATTCGCTCGGGATTAGAGGGTATGGCCACTGCAACCAACATTCCCGGCGTATTTGCCTGCGGTGACGTAGCGGATCATGTATACCGTCAAGCAATCACTTCAGCGGGTTTTGGGTGTATGGCCGCTTTAGATGCGGAAAAATATTTAGATAGTCATTAAGCCTGAGAGAGATTGACTTATTGTGGTTCTGGGAGGGTATTGTCCAAGGTTGGCTGGGTTTTTACAAACACGCATAAAGCCATCCTGGCGCTCTCAGACGCCATCCTTGGCGTCTGAAGGTTTGTAAAAAACCAGCCCAACCTTGAACAATACCGAGAGTTCTGTGGAAATGAGCCGATCGATCTTTCAGAAAAATAGCCCAGATGTAGCGCAAGCGTAATCAAGGAATAGTATGTAATTGCGAAGGAAAATCTTAATTTTTGCTACGCTACATCAAGGCTACGATTTTACTATTTACAAAACCATAGTGAATACTATTAAACCAACCATTTTAGATTCAAACGATCTCACCTTTCCCGATCCGAATACAGCAAACGAAGAGGGATTACTTGCTATTGGGGGAGATTTATCTCCAGCACGTTTATTAGCGGCATACGGCTCAGGCATTTTCCCCTGGTATGAAGAAGGCGTTCCCATA
Encoded here:
- a CDS encoding DNA translocase FtsK; translated protein: MTKQQSGSQAGAPKTVVPNFFLKRISEGSFILVLTAALFIFFSLLTYSQADPSWTHPYNPQGEIANAGGQVGAYIADTLYFLFGFLAYLLPGYFILLSWVVLHDQRTIGKSNKAMLSLRLAGLVLLLCGGCGLLAFEFQGSQLSIARAGGVLGHYLALFFSYTLNMQGATLLFLALFLVGVTWLTGLSWIFVTEKIGLYSLRFFHFTLRNFAWLKEKTSASLARYNQASSKKTPARTHVPSLAPLTEVSRARKEKNIPKITVEEPISVAPRKPKSEQAKVASMGGLPSLDLLNKGKPGKPMGGYSHQELEQLSRDVEQHLLDFGIQADVVSVHPGPVITRFELQLAAGIKVSKLTALAKDLARSLSVTSVRVVEIIPGKTVVGIELPNQDRAMVSLSDVLSAEVYQSAHSPLSLALGVDIAGHPMVVDLAKMPHLLVAGTTGSGKSVGINAMILSLLFKATPEQVRLIMVDPKMLELSIYDGIPHLLTPVVTDMKEAASALRWCVAEMERRYKLMAALGVRNLAGFNTKIADAKAQGNPLQDPHWKPTDSMDNEAPVLEQLPYVVVVIDELADMMMVVGKKVEQLIARIAQKARAAGIHLILATQRPSVDVLTGLIKSNIPTRISFQVSSKIDSRTILDQQGAEQLLGHGDMLFLAPGTGAPLRVHGAFVDDQEVHRVADDWRTRGEPEYIDEITQNFADNMDGGFGGEESQETEESDNLYDQAVEFVVQTRKASISAVQRRFKIGYNRAARLIEEMERTGVLGPLEGGMREVLVSTMSDD
- the trxB gene encoding thioredoxin-disulfide reductase — protein: MSNHHRLIILGSGPAGYTAAVYAARANLKPVLLTGMQPGGQLTTTTEVDNWPGDVEGLQGPALMERMQAHAERFETQVIFDHIVEANLDKKPFVLKGDSEVYTCDALIIATGASARYLGLESEKAYQGRGVSACATCDGFFYRNLEVCVIGGGNTAVEEALYLSNIASKVTLIHRRDSLRAEKILQDKLFEKERNGNIRLLWHHTLEEVLGDGMKVTGARLIDVRTQEKTELSVDGIFIAIGHTPNTELFKDQLDMKDGYIQIRSGLEGMATATNIPGVFACGDVADHVYRQAITSAGFGCMAALDAEKYLDSH